The proteins below come from a single Chiloscyllium punctatum isolate Juve2018m chromosome 18, sChiPun1.3, whole genome shotgun sequence genomic window:
- the LOC140489300 gene encoding MOB kinase activator 2-like isoform X2 has translation MDWLMGKTAKSKPDEKLPSTEEKKLYLEAEYASARVSDADLPMLVSLPREIDQNEWLANNTMTFFNHINLQYSAISEFCTAESCPVMNACNVQYFWIDERGKKIKCTAPQYIDLVMTHIQKLLTDEEIFPTKYGKDFPSSFESLVQKISRYLFHVLAHIYCAHFKEVVALELYPHLNTVYMHFLIFVREFNLIDPKEMAVMRDLTDVLLCGTPQPQNHVNHR, from the exons AAAGACTGCAAAATCAAAGCCAGATGAAAAGCTGCCATCGACCGAAGAGAAGAAGTTGTATCTCGAGGCAGAATACGCCTCTGCTCGAGTGTCTGATGCAGATTTGCCCATGCTTGTGAGCTTGCCCAGAGAAATTGACCAGAATGAATGGTTGGCCAATAACA cAATGACATTCTTCAATCACATAAATCTGCAGTACAGTGCTATCTCTGAATTCTGCACAGCAGAAAGCTGTCCTGTAATGAATGCATGTAATGT TCAATACTTCTGGATAGATGAACGAGGGAAGAAAATAAAGTGTACTGCACCACAGTACATTGACCTAGTGATGACGCACATCCAAAAACTATTGACTGATGAGGAAATCTTCCCTACTAAGTATG GTAAAGACTTCCCGAGTTCTTTTGAATCACTCGTCCAGAAGATCAGCCGCTACCTCTTCCATGTTCTTGCTCATATCTACTGTGCTCACTTCAAGGAAGTTGTGGCCCTTGAACTGTACCCACATCTCAATACCGTGTACATGCACTTTCTGATCTTTGTCAGAGAGTTTAATCTCATCGACCCCAAGGAAATGGCTGTGATGAGGGACTTAACAGATGTTCTCCTCTGTGGTACACCGCAGCCCCAGAACCATGTGAACCACAGATGA
- the LOC140489300 gene encoding MOB kinase activator 2-like isoform X3, which translates to MTAKSKPDEKLPSTEEKKLYLEAEYASARVSDADLPMLVSLPREIDQNEWLANNTMTFFNHINLQYSAISEFCTAESCPVMNACNVQYFWIDERGKKIKCTAPQYIDLVMTHIQKLLTDEEIFPTKYGKDFPSSFESLVQKISRYLFHVLAHIYCAHFKEVVALELYPHLNTVYMHFLIFVREFNLIDPKEMAVMRDLTDVLLCGTPQPQNHVNHR; encoded by the exons ACTGCAAAATCAAAGCCAGATGAAAAGCTGCCATCGACCGAAGAGAAGAAGTTGTATCTCGAGGCAGAATACGCCTCTGCTCGAGTGTCTGATGCAGATTTGCCCATGCTTGTGAGCTTGCCCAGAGAAATTGACCAGAATGAATGGTTGGCCAATAACA cAATGACATTCTTCAATCACATAAATCTGCAGTACAGTGCTATCTCTGAATTCTGCACAGCAGAAAGCTGTCCTGTAATGAATGCATGTAATGT TCAATACTTCTGGATAGATGAACGAGGGAAGAAAATAAAGTGTACTGCACCACAGTACATTGACCTAGTGATGACGCACATCCAAAAACTATTGACTGATGAGGAAATCTTCCCTACTAAGTATG GTAAAGACTTCCCGAGTTCTTTTGAATCACTCGTCCAGAAGATCAGCCGCTACCTCTTCCATGTTCTTGCTCATATCTACTGTGCTCACTTCAAGGAAGTTGTGGCCCTTGAACTGTACCCACATCTCAATACCGTGTACATGCACTTTCTGATCTTTGTCAGAGAGTTTAATCTCATCGACCCCAAGGAAATGGCTGTGATGAGGGACTTAACAGATGTTCTCCTCTGTGGTACACCGCAGCCCCAGAACCATGTGAACCACAGATGA
- the LOC140489300 gene encoding MOB kinase activator 2-like isoform X1, which produces MVLQAVGKALGYRKRKTAKSKPDEKLPSTEEKKLYLEAEYASARVSDADLPMLVSLPREIDQNEWLANNTMTFFNHINLQYSAISEFCTAESCPVMNACNVQYFWIDERGKKIKCTAPQYIDLVMTHIQKLLTDEEIFPTKYGKDFPSSFESLVQKISRYLFHVLAHIYCAHFKEVVALELYPHLNTVYMHFLIFVREFNLIDPKEMAVMRDLTDVLLCGTPQPQNHVNHR; this is translated from the exons AAAGACTGCAAAATCAAAGCCAGATGAAAAGCTGCCATCGACCGAAGAGAAGAAGTTGTATCTCGAGGCAGAATACGCCTCTGCTCGAGTGTCTGATGCAGATTTGCCCATGCTTGTGAGCTTGCCCAGAGAAATTGACCAGAATGAATGGTTGGCCAATAACA cAATGACATTCTTCAATCACATAAATCTGCAGTACAGTGCTATCTCTGAATTCTGCACAGCAGAAAGCTGTCCTGTAATGAATGCATGTAATGT TCAATACTTCTGGATAGATGAACGAGGGAAGAAAATAAAGTGTACTGCACCACAGTACATTGACCTAGTGATGACGCACATCCAAAAACTATTGACTGATGAGGAAATCTTCCCTACTAAGTATG GTAAAGACTTCCCGAGTTCTTTTGAATCACTCGTCCAGAAGATCAGCCGCTACCTCTTCCATGTTCTTGCTCATATCTACTGTGCTCACTTCAAGGAAGTTGTGGCCCTTGAACTGTACCCACATCTCAATACCGTGTACATGCACTTTCTGATCTTTGTCAGAGAGTTTAATCTCATCGACCCCAAGGAAATGGCTGTGATGAGGGACTTAACAGATGTTCTCCTCTGTGGTACACCGCAGCCCCAGAACCATGTGAACCACAGATGA